The Vigna angularis cultivar LongXiaoDou No.4 chromosome 6, ASM1680809v1, whole genome shotgun sequence genome contains the following window.
tattaatgtatctGCTTTTTAGTATtggtataatttttcattactcaATACCCTTCATTATTtcgtttatatttgtttaatattgaagtATTCCAAGTTGAAGTGTTCCATTAATGATCCATCCATAAAACTTTCAAAAGACAGTCATAACGAATCCAAAATATTCTTGGGGAGTGGTTAAGCCACGTCTGGGTAGCACTCTTCAACTTTCGGTACAAAAGGAGATTTTTCTactggtaaacgattaccagctccctgtaatcgattacaacaacatcAATCCTGTGATAACCCAAAAGCAACTTAAGTGACAACCCAAAAGCAAGACACACCAAAAAAATGACGAACAGATGCAAGACCAAAATCCACTCCCCAAAATACGAATACCGAGACACGAAAAAGTTCATACCTTGTTCGAAGAACCATTGTCACCGGACGAACCCATTGCACAAAAAAGGTAACAACTTCCACCAAATCGACACCGAACGAGACAAGGGTAATCTCTAACTCAAAGAAAGAAACTCAATGTCCACAGAGACACCGAACGAGACAAGCATAATCTACAACTCAAATAAACAAACCCAATGTCCACAAAGATTCAAAGGAAAACAATGGTGACAGGGAAGCAGGAGAGAGATgttcaaaacaaaatgaaaccctaaaaatggAGGAAGGAGAACACTGCTATGAAGAGAGaagttgaaatgaaattaaaatcccCAAAATGGAGAGAGAAGACAGTGATAAAGAGAGAAGATAGAGTTCGAAAACGAAGAGGGCAGTTTTGGAATCCAAACTTCAACCCATTtcaaatcagattttaaattaaaaaaaagcattcaaaTTCGACCAATTAAAACTtgacacgtggcgttgtcaaatttttgtcaaattggCGTTGTTGGAATATCGCGATCCTAAAGAAATAATGAATTACATGAATTTGGAAAGGTAAAGCGGATATAGTGGATTATGCAGCGTGATCCGATGCATGCATTGCATTGCATTGCACACTCAGAAACGGAGGAATCAAAGCAAAGAGTGGTTTTTGCTATAAAAATGGTTGGCGGCATGTGATGTGATCATAGCATTCACACTTTAATCATTGGTTTCCTTCATATTGACTCTTCCTCCGATGCCCTCACATTACGCACGCAAAGCGTCAACGTCTAAGCTCTCTTCTCCACTTTCACCTTATTCCTTTCAACAAAATACcttccaacaacaacaacacttgTACTAATACTAACGCTCCAAACACTTTAATTTGTAGTTAACTACTACTCCACAATGTGAATGTGAATGGACAGCCTGGTTGGTTCctgctttcttttttttaaatcactgcCCATTAGGGTTAGTTGGATTTGGCCTTTTCTCCTTTATCCGCATTCCAACTGTCCAATATGCGCAAACCAACATCCTTGCCTTTCACCACTCCTTCCGCTTTACACTCATCATCACAAATTAACTTCTATCTCTTACTGCCTTTTTGCCTTTAAATTGACTTTCACTGTTACagtttttgtttcatttgcTTCCCATACAATCCACCTAACTCACCACATCAACCGCTACTTCGTTTTAAATAAAACCACCCTTTGACTTCAAAACTAATCCAGAAGACGCATGTGGTTGATTAGGAGGGAAGAAAGAGGCCTGCAAGAATTAATCCTCCACTGCACCATATCTAATGGTTTCAGTTCCATACAGTATATTCCAGATGCTGGTATCAATCCAAGGATTGAAGCATTGTTCGGCACAACCCATCTATATTTGACAGCAGGGAGGCAACAGGGACCATTACATTGTTTAATGTTTACTAGCGACAGATGGAGCTAGGAATATAACAAGTGAGGCCCTTCACACAGAAATTGAGGcgcatctttttatctttccttGGTGGGTCCTCAAAGATATAACACaacatttttaacaatttaagaTGGCCATGGAAAATGGCACCACAGTGTTCCACTCCATGCCGCTCCCCCTGAACCACCTCATGATTCACAAAGCACGCTCACTCACTAACACCGCAATCTTTGGCTCTCACCCCTTCTCACCATGAAGCACGTGCCAGCATGTGCACCGCCACCTTAAAACCTAGCTAACTCATCCATTCATTCATCATTCATCTATTCATCTATTCATGCCTGTCTAAAGCCAAGTAACACACAGCCATAGCCTGGCCGGCCAACAACAAAACCTCCCAACCCATCCCTTTGACACGTGGACCTCTCCCATCACTAGATCGTGAAAGGACAAGACGGCGGCCGTCCATTGGACACAAGCAAAAAAGTGCAatgcaaacaaaaattaaacccTTTCCACCTCATCATTAGTTCTTTTCTTACCCTCTGCGTTAAGCCAACCACAACACACCAAACCCCTTTACCTTAACCTTCCcacaaatatgtatatatatatatataaatcttcaatttcagaaacttATCTCCCAACTACATCCCACTTCAAACCACACTATAATACTATAATTAACATCATTCACTCCCTTCTCATCTTAAACTCCCTCACAAGTTAAAGATTAAACTTTTCGACATGGACTGGACTCGAGGCCACATGCTCGGCCGTGGTTCCACCGCGGCCGTCTACATCGCCGAGTCCCGCCGATCCGGTCGAGTCTTTGCCGTCAAGTCTGCAGAGCTACACCGGTCGGAATTCCTCCAAAGGGAGGAGATGATTCTTTCCACTCTCAGGTGTCCTCATATTGTTGCGTACCAAGGTTTTGACACCACGTTTGAGAACGGTGTTTACTGGTTCAACATGTTCATGGAATACGCGCCTCATGGGACGCTGGCGGAGCGCGGTGGTGGCATGGAAGAAGCGTTGGTGGGATCCTATACCCGCCAAATTCTGCAGGGGCTGCACTACCTCCACTCCAGTGGGATAGTGCATTGCGATGTGAAGGGGCAGAATGTGTTGGTGACGGAGAAGGGGGTGAAAATTGCGGACTTGGGCTGTGCTCGGAGGGTGGGGGAGGTGTCCGTCATCGCCGGCACGCCGGCGTTCATGTCTCCTGAGGTAGCGCGTGGGGAGCAGCAGGGGTTCCCTGCTGACGTGTGGGCTCTGGGGTGCACAGTGCTGGAGATGATCACCGGGAAGCCACCATGGCACGGCGTCGGCGACCCGGCGGGAGTGGTTTACAGGATCGGATTCTCCGATGAGTTGCCTGAGATTCCTAGCTGTGTGTCAGAGCAGGGGAGGGACTTTTTGGTAAAGTGTTTGAAGAGGGACCCGAATGAGAGGTGGTCGGTGGAGGAGCTTCTTGGACACGGTTTTGTTAAGGAATGCACGGAATTGAAGTTGCTTTTGTTGGATTCAGACACTCCCACTGGTGTGTTGGAACGAGGATTTTGGGATTCCTTGGAGACAACCGAGCATGGAGCACGTGATTGTCCCTCTCCTACGGACAGAATTCGTAGTTTGTTTTCGGATGAACCCCTTTGGATATGGAAAAAcgatgatgataatgatgatgagCAATGGGTGACGGTGAGGAGCAATGAGTTCCATGAAGAATTATCCTTTCACAAAACAGAGACTACTTTTAATATGGTTAGTGATGAGGAAACCGGATTGGTTACTTTATGTGAACCTAAAATTGTAGTTGAATTGAGTAGATGGAATGCTATCACTTGTGATGATTGTTATCTTAGAGGCAGAAACTGTGATTGTCGCTTCAGAGAATCATTATTGTCAGTTTGTGTGTGTGTAGTGATTGTTCTCCATGGAAAATTCGATTCTCCTCAGatggaaatttttatttttatcatgcaTTGCTTTCTGTTACTgttctctctgtctctctctaATTCAAcgcttttcatttttatcactATAATATAATACGGGATATAATATAGACAGTATTACCTTAATCCCATCCATTATTAATAATAGCCTAGGCCTGGTTTTGTGAATCATCACGCACAGTGAGCTCTATTAATGCATAtcagataattttttaaatgttattaatttggTCTTTTCATTAAAAGAGCAACAGggattttcttaaaatttctgTTGTTAAATGTAGACATGAGCGTTCTATCTAGAATTAATTGCTACAACAAGAAGGCCTGTTataattcattcaaaatattggcATTTCATTGATAGTCATAGGCTCCACCGATGGTGACAGCAAGTTATTCGACCCTATCCTAACTTATTCTGGCTATGAATTTCAAAGCAGTGAGCTAGGATCTTTCTTATTTTTGGTTCTCTTAATTCTATTCTTGTATGCATCACCACTTTACGTTTGCTTCTTTTAGTGCCCACAACTTTCACCGCTAAACGAAAAGTATTGTTGTGGCCTGTTGTAAAATACAATGAAACTCTCCATTAACCTATATGTTATCTAATTACAAAGCTCATgaagacatttttttttgtaattttactgCAAAAGTAAggttatttaactaattatctT
Protein-coding sequences here:
- the LOC108341638 gene encoding mitogen-activated protein kinase kinase kinase 17, whose product is MDWTRGHMLGRGSTAAVYIAESRRSGRVFAVKSAELHRSEFLQREEMILSTLRCPHIVAYQGFDTTFENGVYWFNMFMEYAPHGTLAERGGGMEEALVGSYTRQILQGLHYLHSSGIVHCDVKGQNVLVTEKGVKIADLGCARRVGEVSVIAGTPAFMSPEVARGEQQGFPADVWALGCTVLEMITGKPPWHGVGDPAGVVYRIGFSDELPEIPSCVSEQGRDFLVKCLKRDPNERWSVEELLGHGFVKECTELKLLLLDSDTPTGVLERGFWDSLETTEHGARDCPSPTDRIRSLFSDEPLWIWKNDDDNDDEQWVTVRSNEFHEELSFHKTETTFNMVSDEETGLVTLCEPKIVVELSRWNAITCDDCYLRGRNCDCRFRESLLSVCVCVVIVLHGKFDSPQMEIFIFIMHCFLLLFSLSLSNSTLFIFITII